A section of the Bacillus sp. HSf4 genome encodes:
- the mnmA gene encoding tRNA 2-thiouridine(34) synthase MnmA: MAKRPEDTRVVVGMSGGVDSSVAALLLKEQGYDVIGIFMKNWDDTDENGFCTATEDYEDVIKVCNQIGIPYYAVNFEKQYWEKVFQYFLDEYKAGRTPNPDVMCNKEIKFKAFLEHALSLGADFLATGHYARVDRSGNRVKMLRGLDENKDQTYFLNQLTEEQLSKVLFPIGELQKSRVREMAKEAGLATASKKDSTGICFIGERNFKTFLSQYLPAQPGEMRTMDGEVKGRHDGLMYYTIGQRHGLGIGGSGEPWFVVGKDLEKNILYVDQGFSNPLLYSDQITATNVSFVHEGAFGGESELACTAKFRYRQPDTEVTVRMTGEGEAEIVFKEPVRAVTPGQAVVFYKGDECLGGGTIDDVYKDGQQLWYV; the protein is encoded by the coding sequence ATGGCGAAGCGGCCTGAGGATACACGCGTAGTCGTGGGGATGTCAGGAGGCGTAGACTCATCTGTGGCAGCTCTGCTGCTGAAAGAGCAGGGCTATGATGTCATCGGAATTTTTATGAAAAACTGGGATGACACAGATGAAAACGGTTTTTGCACAGCGACGGAAGATTATGAAGACGTCATTAAAGTGTGCAATCAAATAGGCATTCCATATTATGCGGTAAACTTTGAAAAACAATATTGGGAAAAGGTCTTCCAATATTTTCTTGATGAATATAAAGCGGGAAGAACCCCGAATCCCGATGTCATGTGCAATAAAGAAATTAAATTTAAAGCTTTTTTGGAGCACGCTTTATCCCTTGGCGCCGATTTCCTCGCCACAGGCCACTACGCGAGAGTCGACCGCAGCGGGAACCGCGTCAAAATGCTGAGAGGTCTTGATGAAAATAAAGATCAAACCTATTTCTTGAACCAGCTGACAGAGGAGCAGCTTAGCAAAGTGCTGTTTCCGATCGGAGAGCTGCAAAAAAGCCGCGTCAGGGAAATGGCCAAAGAAGCGGGACTCGCGACGGCGTCGAAAAAAGACAGCACTGGGATCTGCTTTATCGGCGAACGGAATTTCAAAACGTTTCTCAGCCAATACCTCCCTGCACAGCCGGGAGAAATGCGGACGATGGATGGCGAAGTTAAAGGCCGCCATGACGGTTTGATGTACTATACGATCGGGCAAAGGCACGGGCTTGGTATCGGCGGAAGCGGAGAGCCTTGGTTCGTCGTCGGAAAAGACCTGGAAAAAAATATTTTATATGTTGATCAAGGCTTCAGCAATCCGCTCCTATATTCTGATCAAATTACGGCGACAAATGTCAGCTTTGTACATGAGGGCGCATTTGGCGGCGAATCTGAACTCGCCTGCACAGCTAAATTCCGCTACCGTCAACCCGATACCGAAGTCACTGTCAGAATGACCGGAGAAGGTGAAGCGGAAATCGTCTTTAAAGAGCCTGTCCGCGCCGTCACACCCGGGCAAGCCGTCGTTTTTTACAAGGGCGACGAATGCCTTGGCGGCGGAACGATTGACGATGTGTATAAAGACGGACAACAACTGTGGTATGTATAA